The Primulina tabacum isolate GXHZ01 chromosome 16, ASM2559414v2, whole genome shotgun sequence genome window below encodes:
- the LOC142529518 gene encoding putative late blight resistance protein homolog R1A-10, producing MAAAYAALLAVARSLREILDLEKYLDPLHKEKFFSLKEKVDFIVSFLEDFSDKYQETLGREGNGIKKAAYEAQDFMDSYQCSVSTIDDDGSSEEADLNLDRDLTMASERIGFIWEETMKMNNSDTTKDLRSVSYYFPVDRSSTVQATAKKMVVGFDDDLLVIKERLYQDSAKLQIIPVVGMGGIGKTTLARKAYDDSILSHYFDKCAWITVSQEYQRREVLSGLLKSLENKQSIENEAELAKLVYQNLIDRRYLVVIDDIWSTKAWDDFKMTFPDDGSGSRILLTTRLLDVASHTRSSDAPVHQMNCLNNDQSWKLLQESVFEQQSCPLQLVKIGNKIAENCRGLPLIIVVVAGQILSSGNVMREEVWENISENISSREPTIALQCSKILCFSYDRLPLRLKPCFLYISAFPEDSEIDVSKLIKLWVAEGFLKSNHQSKCLEDVGERYLEDLVNRSLLLVGKKGIDGKLKTVGIHDMLREICITKAEEEGFLHDVSSKTNSGTEFVENPYRRLRIHCMEYFQE from the coding sequence ATGGCTGCTGCTTATGCTGCGCTTCTTGCTGTTGCTCGATCATTGCGAGAGATTTTGGATCTTGAGAAGTACCTCGATCCTCTTCACAAAGaaaaatttttttctctcaaGGAAAAAGTTGATTTCATCGTTTCTTTCCTTGAAGATTTTTCAGATAAGTATCAAGAAACACTTGGTCGTGAGGGAAATGGGATTAAAAAAGCTGCATATGAAGCTCAAGATTTCATGGATTCGTATCAGTGTTCGGTGTCAACTATTGATGATGATGGGAGTTCTGAAGAGGCTGATTTGAACTTGGATCGAGACTTAACCATGGCGTCTGAAAGGATTGGTTTTATTTGGGAAGAGACGATGAAGATGAACAACAGTGATACGACAAAAGATCTCCGATCCGTATCTTATTATTTTCCTGTTGATCGTTCATCCACGGTCCAAGCCACTGCCAAAAAAATGGTTGTGGGATTTGATGATGACTTGCTCGTAATCAAAGAACGGTTATACCAAGACTCTGCTAAACTCCAAATTATCCCAGTTGTTGGGATGGGGGGAATCGGGAAGACGACTCTGGCTAGAAAAGCATACGACGATTCAATCCTTTCTCATTACTTCGACAAATGTGCATGGATCACTGTGTCGCAAGAGTATCAAAGGAGAGAGGTTCTTTCAGGGCTTTTGAAGTCCCTCGAGAATAAACAATCTATTGAGAACGAAGCAGAACTGGCAAAACTAGTGTATCAAAATCTCATTGACAGGCGGTATCTCGTTGTGATCGATGATATATGGAGTACCAAGGCATGGGATGATTTCAAGATGACATTCCCAGATGATGGTAGTGGAAGTCGAATCTTGTTAACCACCAGGCTGTTAGATGTGGCTTCTCATACAAGATCTTCAGATGCTCCGGTTCACCAAATGAACTGTTTAAATAATGATCAAAGTTGGAAATTACTTCAAGAAAGTGTTTTCGAACAACAGTCTTGTCCTCTCCAACTGGTGAAAATCGGGAATAAGATTGCGGAAAATTGTAGGGGACTCCCACTCATCATCGTGGTGGTTGCAGGACAAATCCTTTCTTCAGGCAACGTGATGAGAGAAGAAGTGTGGGAAAATATTTCGGAAAATATAAGTTCTAGAGAGCCTACAATTGCCCTCCAGTGCTCAAAGATACTGTGTTTTAGTTATGATCGGTTACCTCTGCGACTAAAACCATGCTTCCTCTACATATCAGCTTTTCCTGAAGATTCTGAAATTGATGTTTCTAAGCTAATCAAGTTGTGGGTTGCTGAGGGATTTTTGAAATCAAATCATCAGTCGAAGTGCTTGGAAGATGTGGGGGAACGTTATTTGGAGGATCTGGTGAACAGAAGTTTGCTCTTAGTGGGCAAGAAAGGGATTGACGGGAAACTCAAAACTGTTGGAATCCATGATATGTTGAGGGAGATTTGCATAACAAAAGCTGAAGAAGAGGGGTTTCTTCATGATGTCTCGTCCAAAACCAATTCCGGAACAGAATTTGTAGAGAATCCATATCGCCGCCTAAGAATTCATTGCATGGAGTATTTTCAAGAATAG